The proteins below are encoded in one region of Streptomyces sp. NBC_00490:
- a CDS encoding TerD family protein has protein sequence MGVTLAKGGNVSLSKAAPNLTQVMVGLGWDARSTTGAAFDLDASALVCNSGRVMGDEWFVFYNQLKSPDGSVEHTGDNLTGEGDGDDESLLIDLSKVPAQCDKIVFPVSIHDADNRGQTFGQVSNAFIRVVNQADGQELARYDLSEDASTETAMIFGELYRYQGEWKFRAVGQGYASGLRGIALDFGVNVS, from the coding sequence ATGGGCGTCACGCTCGCCAAGGGAGGCAATGTCTCCCTGTCCAAGGCCGCACCCAACCTCACTCAGGTGATGGTCGGACTCGGCTGGGACGCGCGCTCCACCACCGGAGCCGCCTTCGACCTCGATGCCAGCGCGCTGGTCTGCAACAGCGGACGGGTCATGGGGGACGAGTGGTTCGTCTTCTACAACCAGCTCAAGAGCCCCGACGGCTCGGTGGAGCACACCGGCGACAACCTCACCGGTGAGGGCGACGGTGACGACGAGTCGCTCCTGATCGACCTCTCCAAGGTGCCGGCCCAGTGCGACAAGATCGTCTTTCCGGTCTCGATCCACGACGCCGACAACCGGGGCCAGACCTTCGGGCAGGTCAGCAACGCCTTCATCCGCGTGGTGAACCAGGCCGACGGCCAGGAGCTCGCCCGCTACGACCTCAGTGAGGACGCCTCCACCGAGACCGCCATGATCTTCGGCGAGCTCTACCGGTACCAGGGCGAGTGGAAGTTCCGCGCCGTCGGCCAGGGGTACGCGTCCGGCCTGCGGGGTATCGCGCTCGACTTCGGGGTCAACGTCTCGTAA
- a CDS encoding calcium homeostasis/redox stress adaptation protein: MGVSLSKGGNVSLTKEAPGLTAVIVGLGWDIRTTTGTDFDLDASALLIDGSGKVSSDANFVFFNNLKSPDGSVEHTGDNTTGEGEGDDEQIKVNLAGVPAEIEKIVFPVSIYDAENRQQSFGQVRNAFIRVVNQAGEAEIARYDLSEDASTETAMVFGELYRHGAEWKFRAIGQGYASGLRGIAQDFGVNV, translated from the coding sequence GTGGGAGTCAGCCTCAGCAAGGGCGGCAACGTATCGCTGACCAAGGAGGCCCCCGGGCTGACCGCGGTCATCGTCGGTCTCGGGTGGGACATCCGCACCACGACCGGCACCGACTTCGACCTGGACGCCAGCGCGCTGCTGATCGACGGCTCCGGCAAGGTGAGCAGCGACGCGAACTTCGTCTTCTTCAACAACCTCAAGAGCCCCGACGGCTCGGTCGAGCACACCGGCGACAACACCACCGGTGAGGGCGAGGGCGACGACGAGCAGATCAAGGTCAACCTCGCGGGCGTCCCCGCCGAGATCGAGAAGATCGTCTTCCCGGTCTCGATCTACGACGCCGAGAACCGCCAGCAGTCCTTCGGCCAGGTCCGCAACGCGTTCATCCGCGTCGTGAACCAGGCCGGCGAGGCGGAGATCGCGCGCTACGACCTCTCCGAGGACGCGTCCACCGAGACCGCGATGGTCTTCGGCGAGCTGTACCGGCACGGAGCGGAGTGGAAGTTCCGCGCCATCGGCCAGGGCTACGCCTCGGGCCTGCGCGGCATCGCGCAGGACTTCGGCGTGAACGTCTGA
- a CDS encoding peroxiredoxin, whose protein sequence is MAIQAGEKAPDFELKDNHGRAVKLSDFRGSKNVVLLFYPFAFTGVCTGELCELRDNLPQFSDRDTQLLAVSNDSIHTLRVFAEQEGLDYPLLSDFWPHGEVSRAYGVFAEDKGCAVRGTFVIDKEGVVRWTVVNALPDARDLNEYVKALDTL, encoded by the coding sequence ATGGCGATCCAGGCCGGGGAAAAGGCCCCCGACTTCGAGCTCAAGGACAACCACGGCAGGGCCGTGAAGCTGTCGGACTTCCGCGGCAGCAAGAACGTCGTCCTGCTCTTCTACCCCTTCGCCTTCACCGGGGTCTGCACCGGCGAGCTCTGCGAGCTGCGCGACAACCTGCCGCAGTTCTCCGACCGCGACACCCAGCTGCTCGCCGTCTCCAACGACTCCATCCACACCCTGCGCGTCTTCGCCGAGCAGGAAGGCCTGGACTACCCGCTGCTCAGCGACTTCTGGCCGCACGGCGAGGTCTCGCGCGCCTACGGCGTCTTCGCCGAGGACAAGGGCTGCGCGGTCCGCGGCACCTTCGTCATCGACAAGGAGGGCGTGGTCCGCTGGACCGTCGTCAACGCCCTTCCGGACGCCCGTGACCTGAACGAGTACGTGAAGGCGCTCGACACCCTGTGA
- a CDS encoding DUF3052 domain-containing protein, whose amino-acid sequence MSATADHAEERTNPAARLGFQPEQVVQEIGYDDDVDQELRESIEEVIGSELMDEEYDDVADAVVLWFRDDDGDLTDVLVDATTYIEEGGSILLLTPKTGRDGYVEPSDISEAATTAGLSASKSVSVGKDWSGSRLVTPKAAKSKR is encoded by the coding sequence GTGAGCGCGACCGCGGACCACGCGGAGGAGCGGACGAACCCTGCCGCAAGGCTGGGGTTCCAGCCCGAGCAGGTGGTCCAGGAGATCGGCTACGACGACGACGTCGACCAGGAGCTCCGCGAGTCCATTGAGGAAGTCATCGGCAGCGAGCTGATGGACGAGGAATACGACGACGTCGCCGATGCCGTAGTGCTTTGGTTCCGCGACGACGACGGCGACCTCACCGACGTACTGGTGGACGCCACCACGTACATCGAGGAGGGCGGCTCGATCCTGCTGCTGACGCCGAAGACCGGCCGCGACGGCTACGTCGAGCCCAGCGACATCTCCGAAGCCGCGACGACGGCGGGGCTCTCCGCCTCCAAGAGCGTCAGCGTCGGCAAGGACTGGAGCGGCAGCCGGCTGGTGACGCCGAAGGCAGCCAAGTCCAAGCGGTGA